In the genome of Williamwhitmania taraxaci, one region contains:
- the rsmA gene encoding 16S rRNA (adenine(1518)-N(6)/adenine(1519)-N(6))-dimethyltransferase RsmA produces the protein MNVRPKKQLGQHFLRDKNIAKKIVDSLKSEKVAAILEIGPGMGVLTQYLVDLPTPLYAVEIDTESVEYLHLHYPQLGDHLLSQDFLKMNLESSLPGPLAIIGNFPYNISSQIFFKVLEYREMIPEVVGMIQKEVAERIAEKPGTKTYGILSVLLQCYYKIEYLFTVNEGVFDPPPKVKSAVIRLTRNDVTDLGCNEKLFVNIVKSTFNQRRKTIRNSIRGAYGGELPEHRLLTMRPEQLSVAEFVELTRLVEADQTRTSMLV, from the coding sequence ATGAACGTACGTCCAAAGAAGCAGCTGGGGCAGCACTTCCTTCGCGATAAGAATATTGCCAAGAAAATAGTCGATAGTTTGAAGAGCGAAAAGGTTGCGGCTATTCTGGAGATCGGTCCGGGAATGGGTGTCTTAACCCAGTACCTGGTGGATCTACCCACTCCGCTTTACGCAGTGGAAATCGATACGGAATCGGTGGAATATCTGCATTTGCACTACCCGCAACTTGGCGATCATCTGCTTTCGCAAGATTTTTTGAAGATGAATTTAGAATCATCACTTCCCGGTCCGCTCGCCATCATTGGGAACTTTCCCTATAATATATCCTCCCAGATATTTTTCAAGGTTCTGGAATACCGCGAGATGATTCCGGAAGTTGTGGGAATGATTCAAAAGGAGGTTGCCGAACGGATTGCCGAGAAACCAGGCACCAAGACCTATGGAATTTTAAGCGTACTGCTTCAATGCTACTATAAGATTGAGTATCTGTTTACCGTTAACGAGGGCGTATTTGATCCCCCTCCTAAGGTGAAATCGGCAGTAATTCGTCTAACGCGAAATGACGTTACCGATTTGGGATGCAACGAGAAGTTGTTTGTAAATATTGTAAAATCTACGTTTAACCAACGGCGAAAAACTATTAGGAACTCTATCCGTGGCGCCTATGGAGGTGAACTTCCCGAGCATCGACTATTGACGATGCGTCCGGAACAACTTTCGGTGGCCGAATTTGTGGAACTTACCCGGCTGGTTGAAGCCGATCAAACAAGAACGAGTATGCTCGTCTAG